A DNA window from Anastrepha ludens isolate Willacy chromosome 6, idAnaLude1.1, whole genome shotgun sequence contains the following coding sequences:
- the LOC128865956 gene encoding transient receptor potential cation channel protein painless — MSNKPYSSISITNCGLDDPQSELGAAFANNNISDFRIALDKGANPTTADDKHMSVYELALKTHGRAAFVEECLRRGCSPNHLNQHWKKSALSFAADSRDPEILTVLLCNKGIEVDRPYAKLTPLNTLAKNLTADNQSDVSACIKLLLDYGASPNKPDDREMTPLNYVLKNRKIDPQTKRDLVQFFTSLQDLDVDSFRDGEVRELLRRDYPEVLLPPPQTSGAEVNFDKLISHLRNSDEEKFVQQFQLYQRSTSERGNNENEEQKLQLFLESIKRGAHEAFDMLLNHDVNINGVKDGQTPIQIATIWGNWRALKALLALENLKLRRQDQLLITVIGHLGDEPLYDFVNFQKCFYILLNSERIDVNESDPSGSTPLHYAVKYRNRLVIQELLRHGAYIGMRSAFSDLPIDGMHPEVLEEHFDSCISTNGRKPGDNDFEILINFKNLISHPSSSHAKKLRAQNFREEMPPIAFIAESKEHRHLLQHPLITSFLFLKWHRLSVIFYINFLLYFFFALSIITHTILKFRESEHEAITVLFGLFSWIGIIYLLLREITQFVLAPLKYFRSPTNYMEVALIILSIMTCTEPSYTRETQRVIAVFTILLVALELCLLVGSLPVLSISTHMLMLRAVSKSFIKSFALYSIFVITFSLCFYILFGKPSEGSEGANGADAANYGGEFNKFANPFTAVIKTIVMLTGEFDAGDIEFDTLYSYLIFLMFVVFMSIVLFNLLNGLAVSDTQAIKAQAELNGSICRTILLTRYEQVLTGRSGHASFIVTHEPFRTICRRLMNLDSNYIVGRQIAILPNDNNKVLVGVPKSNGAVELQTDLSRTNGVRNSKSTFLPLAEEDGDHAKKLLDAPVSFLPCCCTCITGKCSEMDSRTVKLAIAVIERTATAQHDKMRVENTDRRLRNIEERLAEMAQLLHKLAAE, encoded by the exons TTGAATCAACACTGGAAGAAATCAGCCCTCAGTTTCGCCGCCGATTCGCGTGACCCAGAAATCCTAACCGTACTCTTGTGTAATAAAGGCATAGAAGTGGACCGACCCTATGCAAAACTTACGCCACTCAACACACTCGCCAAAAATTTGACTGCCGACAATCAGAGCGATGTTAGCGCTTGCATTAAATTGCTGCTTGATTACGGCGCCTCGCCCAACAAACCCGACGACCGCGAAATGACACCACTCAATTACGTTTTGAAGAATCGTAAGATCGATCCGCAGACAAAGCGCGATCTCGTTCAGTTTTTCACCTCGCTGCAAGACTTAGACGTAGATAGTTTTCGTGATGGTGAGGTACGCGAATTGCTGCGTCGCGATTACCCCGAAGTGTTGTTACCACCGCCGCAAACGAGTGGCGCCGAAGTGAACTTTGATAAGCTGATTTCGCATTTACGCAACAGCGATGAAGAGAAGTTCGTGCAGCAGTTCCAGTTGTATCAGCGTAGCACTTCAGAAAGGGGCAACAATGAGAATGAAGAGCAAAAGCTGCAACTATTCTTGGAGTCGATTAAGCGAGGCGCACACGAAGCATTCGATATGCTTTTGAATCACGATGTCAATATAAATGGCGTCAAAGATGGCCAAACACCCATACAGATTGCCACCATTTGGGGTAATTGGCGTGCACTCAAAGCGCTACTGGCGCTTGAAAATCTAAAATTACGCCGACAGGATCAATTATTAATAACTGTAATCGGTCACTTGGGTGACGAGCCTTTGTATGATTTTGTCAACTTCCAGAAATGTTTTTACATACTTTTGAATTCGGAACGCATCGATGTAAATGAATCCGATCCCAGCGGTTCCACACCGCTTCACTATGCCGTCAAGTATCGCAATCGTTTAGTTATACAAGAACTACTGCGTCATGGCGCCTATATTGGTATGCGTAGCGCGTTTTCCGATCTACCGATCGATGGCATGCACCCCGAAGTGCTGGAGGAACATTTCGATAGTTGCATCAGCACAAATGGCCGCAAGCCCGGTGATAATGACTTTGAAATACTGATCAATTTCAAGAATCTCATATCGCATCCATCCTCAAGTCATGCCAAGAAGTTGCGTGCACAAAATTTCCGTGAAGAGATGCCACCTATCGCATTTATAGCCGAGTCTAAAGAGCACCGTCATCTACTTCAGCATCCACTAATCACCAGCTTTCTGTTTCTCAAATGGCATCGACTCTCTGTCATTTTCTACATCAACTTTCTGCTCTACTTCTTCTTTGCGCTGAGCATAATCACGCACACTATCCTCAAATTCCGTGAGAGTGAACACGAAGCCATTACTGTATTGTTCGGCCTCTTCTCGTGGATCGGTATTATTTATCTGCTCTTGCGCGAGATAACTCAGTTTGTTTTGGCGCCACTAAAATATTTCCGCTCGCCCACCAATTACATGGAAGTTGCGCTCATCATACTCTCCATAATGACCTGTACCGAGCCGAGTTACACGCGCGAAACGCAACGCGTAATCGCAGTATTTACGATATTACTCGTGGCTTTGGAACTTTGCCTGCTGGTCGGCTCACTGCCCGTACTCTCCATATCTACGCACATGCTAATGCTGCGCGCCGTCTCGAAGAGCTTCATCAAGAGTTTTGCGCTCTATTCGATCTTTGTCATCACATTCAGCTTGTGTTTCTACATTctattcggcaaaccatcgGAAGGAAGTGAGGGGGCGAATGGTGCAGATGCGGCGAACTATGGTGGTGAATTCAATAAGTTTGCCAACCCCTTCACGGCCGTCATCAAAACGATTGTGATGCTAACCGGAGAGTTCGATGCTGGTGATATTGAGTTCGACACTCTCTACAGCTATTTGATTTTCTTGATGTTCGTGGTATTCATGTCGATTGTGCTGTTCAATTTGCTCAATGGCCTGGCCGTTAGTGACACACAG GCCATTAAAGCACAAGCCGAACTGAACGGCTCCATTTGTCGCACCATTCTGCTCACGCGCTACGAACAAGTCCTCACAGGACGCTCCGGACACGCCAGTTTCATCGTAACACATGAACCGTTCCGCACCATATGCCGTCGTCTGATGAATCTGGACTCCAACTATATTGTCGGCCGACAAATTGCTATTCTGCCGAATGATAACAACAAAGTACTGGTCGGTGTGCCCAAGAGCAATGGAGCTGTGGAATTGCAAACTGATTTATCGCGTACAAATGGGGTGCGGAACTCGAAATCAACATTCCTGCCATTAGCAGAAGAGGATGGGGATCACGCCAAGAAGCTGCTCGATGCGCCCGTTTCATTCTTACCCTGCTGCTGCACCTGCATTACGGGCAAGTGCTCGGAAATGGATAGTCGCACAGTGAAGCTGGCGATAGCAGTGATCGAACGCACGGCAACAGCCCAGCATGACAAAATGCGGGTTGAGAATACGGATCGAAGGTTGAGGAATATCGAAGAACGGCTGGCGGAGATGGCGCAGCTGCTACATAAACTGGCGGCAGAGTAA